One part of the Lachnospiraceae bacterium JLR.KK002 genome encodes these proteins:
- the carB gene encoding carbamoyl-phosphate synthase large subunit → MSQRKDIHKVLIIGSGPIVIGQACEFDYSGTQACKALRSLGYEIVLVNSNPATIMTDPETADVTYIEPLNAERMEQIIAKERPDALLPNLGGQSGLNLCSELAKTGVLDKYNVQVIGVQVDAIERGEDRIEFKKTMDSLGIEMARSEVAYSVEEAMEIADKLGYPVVLRPAYTMGGAGGGLVYNVEELKTVCARGLQASLVGQVLVEESILGWEELELEVVRDADNNMITVCFIENIDPLGVHTGDSFCSAPMLTISEEVQKRLQEKSYKIVESIQVIGGTNVQWAHDPKTDRDIVIEINPRTSRSSALASKATGFPIALVSAMLATGLTLADIPCGKYGTLDKYVPDGDYVVIKFARWAFEKFKGVEDKLGTQMRAVGEVMSIGKTFKEAFQKAIRSLETGRYGLGHAKDFDKKSKEDLLKLLITPSSERYFIIYEALRKGAAPEEIHEITRVKHYFLEQMKELVEEEEALAIEKGHLPSDTALIKAKKHGFSDKYLSQILEIPEADIREKRISLGMEEAWEGVHVSGTKDSAYYYSTYNAEDKNPVSEGKPKIMILGGGPNRIGQGIEFDYCCVHASLALKKLGFETIIVNCNPETVSTDYDTSDKLYFEPLTLEDVLSIYKKEKPAGVIAQFGGQTPLNLAADLEKNGVKILGTAPSVIDLAEDRDLFRAMMDKLEIPMPESGMAVNVEEALHIAEEIGYPVMVRPSYVLGGRGMEVVYDADSMEGYMNAAVGVTPDRPILIDRFLGHATECEADAISDGRHAFVPAVMEHIELAGVHSGDSACIIPSRHISEENVATIKEYTRKIAEEMHVQGLMNMQYAIENGKVFVLEANPRASRTVPLVSKVCNIRMVPLAIDIVTAELTGNPSPVPELKEQNISYYGVKESVFPFNMFQEVDPVLGPEMRSTGEVLGLSESYGEAFFKAQEAAQMKLPLEGTVLISVSNRDKPEVVEIARKFAEAGFHIIASKNTCKLIREAGIEADMVHKLQEGRPNMLDLITNGKIDLIVNTPIGQDRKADDSYLRKAAIKKKIPYMTTMAAAKATVSGILSLKKHGSSEVRSLQQLHGNLKES, encoded by the coding sequence ATGTCTCAGAGAAAAGATATCCATAAAGTGCTGATTATCGGTTCCGGTCCCATTGTTATTGGACAGGCGTGTGAATTTGACTATTCCGGTACACAGGCGTGTAAGGCACTGAGAAGTCTGGGTTATGAAATCGTATTGGTAAATTCCAATCCTGCCACCATTATGACAGACCCGGAAACTGCCGACGTTACTTATATTGAACCTTTGAATGCAGAACGAATGGAACAGATTATTGCAAAAGAAAGACCAGATGCATTGCTGCCAAACCTTGGCGGGCAGTCGGGTCTTAATTTATGTTCAGAACTTGCTAAAACAGGCGTTCTCGACAAATATAACGTACAGGTCATCGGCGTACAGGTAGACGCCATTGAGCGGGGGGAAGACCGTATTGAATTTAAGAAAACCATGGACAGCCTTGGCATTGAGATGGCACGAAGCGAGGTGGCTTACTCCGTGGAAGAAGCCATGGAGATTGCAGACAAACTGGGATACCCGGTGGTACTCCGTCCGGCCTATACCATGGGCGGCGCAGGAGGCGGCCTGGTATACAATGTGGAAGAACTGAAAACCGTCTGTGCCAGAGGACTGCAGGCCAGCCTGGTAGGGCAGGTGCTGGTGGAAGAATCCATTCTGGGCTGGGAAGAACTGGAGCTGGAAGTGGTAAGGGATGCAGACAACAACATGATTACCGTATGCTTTATCGAGAATATAGACCCTCTTGGCGTGCATACGGGAGACTCTTTCTGTTCCGCACCCATGCTCACCATATCGGAAGAAGTACAGAAACGGCTGCAGGAGAAATCCTACAAAATTGTGGAATCCATTCAGGTCATCGGCGGCACCAACGTACAGTGGGCCCATGACCCCAAAACAGACCGGGACATTGTAATCGAAATCAATCCCAGAACCTCCCGTTCTTCGGCTCTGGCTTCCAAGGCGACCGGCTTCCCTATCGCGCTGGTATCCGCCATGCTGGCCACAGGGCTGACCCTTGCGGACATTCCCTGCGGAAAATACGGCACGCTGGACAAATACGTGCCCGACGGAGATTATGTGGTAATCAAATTTGCCCGCTGGGCTTTTGAAAAATTCAAAGGTGTGGAAGATAAGCTGGGCACCCAGATGCGGGCAGTGGGAGAAGTCATGAGCATTGGAAAGACTTTCAAAGAAGCCTTCCAGAAAGCCATACGCAGTCTGGAAACCGGACGCTACGGACTCGGCCATGCAAAAGACTTTGATAAAAAATCAAAAGAAGATTTATTAAAACTTCTTATAACTCCTTCCAGTGAACGGTATTTCATTATATATGAAGCATTGCGGAAAGGAGCTGCACCGGAAGAAATTCACGAAATCACCAGGGTAAAACATTATTTTCTGGAGCAGATGAAAGAACTGGTGGAAGAGGAGGAGGCCCTTGCAATAGAAAAAGGTCATCTTCCTTCCGATACTGCTTTGATTAAAGCCAAGAAACATGGATTTTCTGATAAATATTTAAGCCAGATTTTAGAAATACCGGAGGCAGATATCCGGGAAAAACGGATTTCTCTGGGCATGGAAGAAGCCTGGGAAGGCGTACATGTCAGCGGAACCAAAGACAGCGCCTACTATTATTCCACCTACAATGCCGAAGATAAAAATCCGGTCTCGGAAGGAAAGCCCAAAATCATGATTCTGGGCGGCGGTCCCAACCGGATTGGCCAGGGAATTGAGTTTGATTACTGCTGCGTCCATGCTTCTCTGGCATTGAAAAAGCTGGGATTTGAAACTATTATTGTAAACTGCAACCCGGAAACCGTTTCCACCGATTACGACACCTCCGACAAGCTGTATTTTGAACCGCTGACGCTGGAAGATGTGTTAAGTATCTATAAAAAAGAAAAGCCTGCAGGTGTGATTGCCCAGTTCGGCGGTCAGACGCCTCTGAATCTGGCGGCAGACCTGGAGAAAAACGGCGTGAAGATTCTGGGAACCGCTCCCTCTGTCATCGATCTGGCCGAAGACCGGGATTTGTTCCGGGCCATGATGGACAAACTGGAAATCCCCATGCCCGAATCAGGCATGGCAGTCAATGTGGAGGAGGCCCTTCACATTGCAGAAGAAATCGGCTATCCGGTCATGGTACGTCCTTCCTACGTGCTGGGCGGACGGGGCATGGAAGTAGTTTATGATGCGGACAGCATGGAAGGCTATATGAACGCCGCTGTGGGCGTAACCCCGGACAGGCCCATTCTGATTGACCGTTTTCTGGGCCATGCAACAGAGTGTGAAGCAGACGCCATCAGCGACGGACGCCATGCATTTGTACCTGCAGTGATGGAACACATCGAGCTGGCAGGAGTACATTCCGGTGATTCCGCCTGCATTATTCCCTCCAGACATATTTCTGAGGAAAATGTGGCCACTATCAAGGAATATACAAGAAAAATTGCAGAGGAAATGCATGTGCAGGGACTGATGAACATGCAGTATGCCATTGAGAACGGCAAAGTATTCGTTCTGGAAGCCAATCCAAGAGCCTCCAGAACCGTACCGCTGGTGTCCAAGGTCTGCAATATCCGTATGGTGCCTCTGGCCATTGATATTGTAACCGCAGAACTGACCGGAAATCCTTCTCCGGTACCGGAACTGAAAGAACAGAATATTTCCTATTACGGCGTCAAAGAATCTGTCTTCCCCTTTAATATGTTCCAGGAAGTGGACCCGGTGTTAGGGCCGGAAATGCGCTCCACCGGCGAGGTTCTGGGACTTTCCGAATCCTACGGAGAAGCATTCTTCAAAGCCCAGGAAGCTGCCCAGATGAAACTCCCTCTGGAAGGAACCGTCCTGATTTCCGTCAGCAACAGAGACAAGCCGGAAGTGGTGGAGATTGCCCGGAAATTTGCAGAAGCAGGCTTTCATATCATCGCTTCCAAAAACACCTGTAAACTCATTCGCGAGGCAGGCATTGAAGCGGATATGGTACACAAGCTCCAGGAAGGAAGGCCCAATATGCTGGACCTGATTACCAACGGCAAAATTGATCTGATTGTGAATACGCCCATCGGCCAGGACCGAAAAGCGGACGACAGCTACCTGAGAAAAGCCGCCATTAAGAAAAAGATTCCCTACATGACCACCATGGCAGCGGCAAAAGCTACGGTCAGCGGAATTCTTTCCCTGAAAAAGCATGGCAGCAGCGAAGTGCGGTCCCTGCAGCAGCTCCATGGAAACCTGAAAGAATCCTGA
- a CDS encoding methyl-accepting chemotaxis protein: protein MKKTGIFKQLLLPMILIVCVLAICLTGIIGTIFVKSYKNQIYGRSQDKSQLVAGEIATFLDGAYGITEELSVNPSILTMETNMQTTILEECVRRNPYLELLYIQGTDGMQTGRSSGELADRSGRWWFQQTVEEQKPFISKSYYSVNTGMPCASIFFPMYQENTFIGIFAVDLKLNYLQSLIEEFSDTEHGEYSFVIDGEGVVVAHPDSTQIEELYNYKQMTKTVSCKDKAGQPEVDGEGNIVTEEQTITVSRDYQEIIAEVMSGNTGSGRITNEGEHYIVSYASIPLKGESDTWSVITLHREKSAMAPVHRMIAVAAAVALFMIAAAILVTALLARRLTRPIVSITELIQNASDGDFTVQAEESIENEIGVLSKNFNKMTGKISVILKKNAVIAGEVVESAGHLKQIEKEMDHTGQAVREILNGSEEQDADVREVLTQERILGAKFGQLQEKSRFLLENAQDTIVSSEKGIQGVTRLQQQNEEASRGMAEAYDRIMALEEQSRKISGILNTINNIASQTELLALNASVEAARAGEHGRGFSVVAESIGKLASDSSAATDDIEKIIAELCGEISDVVADIESIRAGVDGQAQAAKQVQGTFSDFRMLAERTKESVSSMEELVENMHQCDRMVVCAAERIQNISANTAGLTEQVAESIAKQAKGIAKVTAGIENLSEVSQEMKQEMTKFRI, encoded by the coding sequence ATGAAAAAGACAGGTATTTTCAAGCAGCTTCTTTTGCCTATGATACTGATTGTATGTGTACTGGCAATCTGCTTAACAGGAATTATTGGAACTATTTTTGTAAAATCCTATAAAAATCAAATCTATGGAAGGAGCCAGGACAAGTCGCAGCTGGTAGCCGGTGAGATTGCCACGTTTCTGGACGGTGCCTACGGTATTACAGAAGAATTATCTGTAAATCCCAGTATTCTCACCATGGAAACCAATATGCAGACAACGATTCTTGAGGAATGTGTCAGGCGCAATCCTTATCTGGAACTGCTTTACATACAGGGAACGGACGGTATGCAGACGGGACGTTCCTCCGGCGAACTGGCAGACCGTTCCGGCAGATGGTGGTTTCAGCAGACTGTGGAGGAACAGAAACCTTTTATCTCAAAGTCCTATTATTCCGTAAATACCGGAATGCCATGCGCCTCCATATTTTTTCCCATGTATCAGGAGAATACCTTTATCGGAATTTTTGCGGTGGATTTAAAACTGAATTATCTGCAGAGCCTGATAGAAGAATTCTCCGATACGGAGCATGGAGAATATTCCTTTGTCATTGATGGAGAAGGCGTTGTGGTGGCCCACCCGGACAGCACCCAGATAGAAGAACTCTACAATTACAAACAGATGACCAAAACCGTCTCCTGCAAGGATAAGGCGGGGCAGCCGGAGGTTGACGGGGAAGGCAATATTGTGACAGAGGAGCAGACGATAACGGTTTCCAGGGATTACCAGGAAATTATTGCAGAAGTTATGTCTGGAAATACAGGAAGCGGCAGGATTACAAACGAAGGAGAACATTACATTGTAAGCTATGCGTCTATTCCGCTCAAAGGGGAATCCGATACCTGGTCCGTAATAACCCTCCACAGAGAAAAATCAGCAATGGCCCCGGTGCATCGCATGATTGCTGTTGCAGCAGCAGTGGCCCTTTTTATGATTGCAGCAGCAATTTTAGTAACTGCATTGCTGGCACGCAGGCTGACCAGACCGATTGTATCCATTACAGAATTAATTCAAAATGCCTCTGACGGGGATTTTACCGTACAGGCAGAAGAAAGTATTGAGAATGAAATCGGTGTGCTTTCCAAAAATTTTAATAAAATGACAGGAAAAATATCGGTAATTCTGAAAAAGAATGCGGTGATTGCCGGAGAAGTTGTGGAAAGCGCAGGACATTTAAAACAAATTGAAAAGGAAATGGACCACACCGGTCAGGCAGTCCGGGAAATACTGAATGGCTCGGAGGAACAGGATGCAGATGTGAGAGAAGTCCTCACACAGGAAAGAATCCTGGGGGCAAAATTCGGGCAATTGCAGGAAAAGAGCAGATTCCTTCTTGAAAATGCACAGGATACCATTGTTTCCAGCGAGAAGGGAATACAGGGTGTGACAAGGCTTCAGCAACAGAATGAAGAGGCTTCCAGGGGAATGGCCGAAGCATATGACAGGATTATGGCACTGGAAGAACAGTCCCGGAAGATTTCAGGAATTTTAAATACCATCAACAACATAGCTTCCCAGACAGAGCTGCTTGCCCTGAATGCGTCCGTAGAGGCTGCACGTGCAGGAGAACATGGCAGAGGCTTTTCCGTAGTGGCAGAATCCATAGGAAAACTTGCTTCAGATTCATCGGCAGCAACAGATGACATAGAAAAAATCATTGCAGAACTGTGCGGAGAAATCTCCGATGTGGTTGCAGATATCGAATCCATCCGTGCAGGCGTGGATGGACAGGCGCAGGCGGCTAAACAGGTACAGGGAACATTTTCCGATTTCCGTATGCTGGCAGAGCGGACAAAAGAATCCGTCAGCAGCATGGAGGAGCTTGTGGAAAACATGCACCAGTGCGACCGCATGGTGGTATGTGCTGCTGAGAGAATACAGAATATTTCCGCCAATACGGCAGGACTCACAGAACAGGTGGCAGAATCCATAGCAAAACAGGCAAAGGGAATTGCAAAAGTAACCGCAGGTATTGAAAATCTGTCAGAGGTTTCTCAGGAAATGAAACAGGAAATGACAAAGTTCAGAATATAA
- a CDS encoding IS630 family transposase — protein MPALSYSITISDEERDYLKSLIKARTIQAQVVDRARILLWKSEARTDKAIADGLGISVNTVRRCIDRYLNNGINLAIFDDERSGRPVEITDDAKAWIVSIACQKPCDPGYAAELWTLAALHRHIQAYAEEAGYPRLKTVTKPWLQKYLKKMDIKPFRIKYYLERKDPDFENKMHDVLLVYKQVEMQFGIDGNIIIPENGHLTHTVSYDEKPGIQAVANKYPDHTPTEEKGYVRRDYEYVRLGTLSLPAGIDLLTGEAIPLVSQTHKSSDFIEFLKILDVKYPEGDTIRLILDNHSAHTSKETQQFLATLPEGRFLFVFTPTHTSWLNMIESFFSKMTKQMLKGIRVNSKEELSERIYRYFDEINADPIVYHWTYKMDEINPDEAATI, from the coding sequence ATGCCAGCGTTATCTTATAGCATTACAATATCAGATGAAGAACGTGATTACCTAAAATCATTGATAAAAGCCAGAACTATCCAGGCGCAGGTTGTTGACCGTGCCCGAATATTGCTATGGAAATCCGAAGCCAGGACAGACAAGGCTATCGCAGACGGCCTGGGCATTAGTGTGAATACCGTCCGGCGCTGTATTGACCGTTATCTTAACAATGGAATTAACCTTGCCATATTTGATGACGAGCGTTCCGGCAGACCAGTTGAGATTACTGACGATGCAAAAGCATGGATTGTCAGTATAGCCTGCCAAAAACCCTGTGACCCTGGCTATGCTGCAGAATTATGGACACTGGCTGCGTTGCACAGACATATACAGGCATATGCTGAAGAAGCCGGCTATCCACGCTTAAAGACAGTTACCAAACCATGGCTCCAAAAATATCTCAAAAAGATGGATATAAAACCATTCAGGATCAAGTATTATCTTGAACGGAAAGACCCTGATTTTGAGAATAAGATGCATGACGTCCTCCTGGTCTATAAGCAGGTCGAGATGCAGTTTGGCATTGATGGGAATATCATCATACCGGAAAACGGGCATTTGACACATACTGTTTCATATGATGAAAAACCCGGCATCCAGGCTGTTGCCAACAAATATCCCGACCATACCCCGACAGAGGAAAAAGGTTATGTCCGCCGGGATTATGAGTATGTGCGGCTTGGGACGCTGTCACTGCCTGCAGGTATTGACCTTTTGACAGGGGAGGCAATTCCATTGGTCAGCCAGACACACAAAAGTTCTGATTTTATCGAGTTTCTAAAGATTCTTGATGTAAAATACCCGGAGGGTGACACAATACGGCTGATACTGGACAACCACTCAGCCCATACTTCAAAGGAAACCCAACAGTTTCTTGCAACGTTACCCGAAGGCCGTTTTTTGTTTGTATTTACCCCGACACACACTTCATGGCTGAATATGATTGAAAGCTTTTTCAGCAAAATGACAAAGCAGATGTTAAAAGGCATCCGCGTCAATTCAAAGGAGGAACTGTCGGAGCGGATATACCGCTACTTCGATGAGATCAATGCCGATCCAATCGTTTATCATTGGACATATAAAATGGATGAAATTAATCCCGATGAAGCAGCAACTATTTAA
- a CDS encoding transposase, with protein MTGIQALERKYPDKPVRPGSPALHEFEYIRHGTISLITFLRVADGRIQSPYLNSTRNEEDFCNAVGQLISEDADKNYIIICDGLNTHKSEGLVKLVAQKCSITVDPGIKGKKGILESMKSRETFLMDESHRIRFVYTPKHSSWVNQIEIWFGIINRKLLKKGSYKSVEEMAQSILNFIKQYNLTAKAFNWKYAG; from the coding sequence ATGACCGGGATCCAGGCATTGGAGCGCAAATATCCGGACAAGCCGGTACGCCCGGGCAGCCCGGCGCTGCATGAGTTTGAATACATCCGTCATGGCACTATAAGTCTGATCACATTCCTGCGTGTTGCAGATGGCAGGATCCAGTCACCGTATCTGAACAGCACACGAAATGAGGAAGATTTCTGCAATGCTGTGGGGCAGCTTATATCAGAGGATGCAGATAAAAACTATATCATTATCTGTGATGGTCTTAATACCCATAAATCCGAAGGACTTGTAAAGTTGGTTGCACAGAAATGTTCCATTACGGTTGATCCTGGTATTAAGGGAAAGAAAGGCATACTGGAGAGCATGAAAAGCAGGGAAACTTTCCTTATGGATGAAAGCCACAGGATTCGTTTTGTATATACGCCGAAGCACAGTTCCTGGGTGAACCAGATAGAAATCTGGTTTGGTATCATCAATCGGAAGCTTTTGAAAAAAGGCAGCTATAAATCCGTAGAGGAAATGGCTCAAAGCATCCTTAATTTTATTAAACAATACAATTTAACAGCCAAAGCATTTAACTGGAAATATGCTGGTTAA
- a CDS encoding helix-turn-helix domain-containing protein, whose translation MRGFQAASFTLSDKAETILKNFSTSYSLPSCIVTRSKIILMAAEEKNNTQIAEALGTTYSTVSIWRNRFYNNIDLIAQTEEYDGPDGDKKLSDVIKSVLSDKQRPGKEPVFTPEQIMLINELACKNPKDFGCELSCWNLASLAKEAVRQGIVGSISVASVQRFLKFAGIAPWKNRYWLNSPERHDNPESFKKN comes from the coding sequence ATGCGTGGTTTTCAAGCTGCTTCTTTTACTTTGTCTGATAAGGCAGAAACAATATTAAAAAATTTCAGCACCAGCTATTCCCTGCCATCATGTATTGTGACCCGATCCAAAATTATATTGATGGCCGCGGAGGAGAAAAACAATACCCAGATCGCAGAAGCGCTTGGAACCACCTATTCGACTGTCAGCATATGGCGGAATCGTTTTTATAACAACATAGACCTTATTGCCCAGACGGAGGAGTATGACGGACCGGATGGTGATAAAAAGCTGTCTGATGTCATAAAGTCTGTGCTTTCAGATAAACAAAGACCCGGAAAAGAGCCTGTATTCACCCCGGAACAGATCATGCTCATCAATGAACTGGCGTGTAAAAACCCAAAAGACTTTGGCTGTGAGCTGAGCTGCTGGAATCTTGCATCCCTTGCGAAAGAAGCTGTCAGGCAGGGTATCGTGGGATCCATTTCTGTCGCAAGTGTACAGAGGTTCCTTAAATTTGCGGGTATCGCACCATGGAAAAACCGTTACTGGCTCAACTCCCCGGAAAGGCACGATAACCCGGAATCCTTTAAAAAAAATTGA
- a CDS encoding helix-turn-helix domain-containing protein: MARPKKYNIHLTEEEFRKLKSVIRKKETSKTIRSRCQVILDLDEAHGKVLTHEQSAKSNGVCMATVTNTVTKYINGGIDAVTEFKRNINSDNARRKVDGRTEARLIELACGPVPEGHSRWTIRLLEEKSKVVLETPVGREAIRNALKKTNFDLTKTTTGASRQKKTRNS; the protein is encoded by the coding sequence ATGGCAAGACCTAAAAAGTATAATATCCATCTCACAGAAGAAGAATTTAGAAAGTTGAAATCTGTTATCCGTAAGAAGGAAACTTCAAAAACTATCCGCAGCAGATGCCAGGTTATTCTTGATCTGGACGAGGCGCATGGAAAAGTTTTAACTCATGAACAAAGCGCAAAGTCCAATGGTGTCTGTATGGCAACCGTCACCAATACTGTGACGAAATACATCAATGGCGGCATTGACGCAGTTACTGAATTTAAAAGGAACATAAATTCAGATAATGCAAGGCGCAAGGTTGACGGGCGTACAGAGGCCCGGCTGATTGAACTTGCCTGCGGCCCCGTTCCAGAAGGGCACTCCCGGTGGACAATCCGTCTGCTTGAGGAAAAATCCAAAGTGGTTCTGGAAACCCCTGTGGGCAGGGAGGCAATCCGCAATGCCCTAAAAAAAACAAACTTCGACCTCACAAAAACGACTACTGGTGCATCCCGTCAAAAGAAGACCCGGAATTCATAG
- a CDS encoding IS630 family transposase — MPSKEDPEFIACMEDIPDVYERPYDENRPVVCMDEKPYQLLGESREPLPMIPGSDRKTDSEYVRNGTVSIFAFVEPLGGMHHVSVREHRTAVDWAEEIRYLVDIMYPDAEKIVLVMDNLNTHKAASLYKRYPPEEARRIIKKLEIHYTPKHGSWLDIAEIELNVMTRQCLSRRIAETGLLRKELSAWETERNTVAAKVNWQFRTTDARIKLSSLYPVFTSAS; from the coding sequence ATCCCGTCAAAAGAAGACCCGGAATTCATAGCCTGCATGGAGGATATCCCTGATGTTTACGAACGCCCCTATGATGAAAATCGTCCGGTTGTGTGTATGGACGAAAAACCATATCAGCTTTTGGGAGAGTCCAGGGAGCCTTTGCCAATGATTCCCGGAAGTGACCGGAAAACCGATTCGGAATATGTCCGCAATGGTACGGTCAGCATCTTTGCCTTCGTGGAACCGCTCGGAGGGATGCACCATGTGAGTGTCCGGGAACACCGTACAGCCGTCGACTGGGCAGAGGAAATCAGGTATCTGGTGGACATCATGTACCCTGATGCCGAGAAGATCGTCCTTGTGATGGATAATCTGAACACACATAAAGCAGCTTCCCTGTACAAACGGTATCCGCCTGAAGAAGCAAGACGCATCATAAAAAAATTGGAGATACATTATACGCCAAAGCATGGGAGCTGGCTGGACATTGCAGAAATAGAGCTTAATGTAATGACCAGGCAATGTCTCAGCCGCCGCATCGCTGAAACAGGACTGTTACGCAAAGAACTGTCCGCATGGGAAACGGAGCGGAATACAGTGGCGGCAAAGGTCAACTGGCAGTTCCGGACTACTGATGCCAGAATAAAGCTCAGTTCCTTATACCCTGTATTTACTTCTGCCTCTTGA
- a CDS encoding Rpn family recombination-promoting nuclease/putative transposase produces the protein MNGNEKEQIENIEDSQTSWEELGISNDFLFGKVMQNPELCKELLQRILPDLKIDHIEYPELQKSIEQDRDAHGVRLDVYVKDDKETVYDIEMQVSNTKELPKRSRYYQSMIDLQLIDKKQYYKRLNRSYIIFICPFDLYDKGRHIYTFENICKEDNSISMGDETVKIFLNTEGIQDDVSKELMAFLDYVAGRKADDTEDSYVKKLEEAVKEAKRNREWRHEYMTLLMRDQENVEKGREQGILGMISALRDLDIPDSMILQKLQEKFLLTKEEAQEYLRC, from the coding sequence ATGAATGGCAATGAAAAAGAGCAGATAGAAAATATAGAAGACAGCCAAACAAGCTGGGAGGAATTAGGCATATCCAATGATTTCCTGTTTGGGAAAGTCATGCAGAACCCGGAGCTGTGTAAAGAATTACTGCAGAGGATTCTGCCGGATTTAAAGATAGACCACATAGAATACCCGGAGTTGCAGAAAAGCATTGAGCAGGACAGGGACGCCCACGGAGTAAGGCTGGATGTGTATGTAAAGGACGATAAGGAAACAGTTTATGACATAGAAATGCAGGTAAGCAATACAAAGGAGCTTCCCAAAAGGAGCAGATATTATCAGAGCATGATAGATTTACAACTCATTGATAAGAAACAGTATTACAAAAGGCTGAACCGGAGTTACATCATATTTATCTGCCCGTTTGATTTATACGATAAAGGGCGTCATATTTATACCTTTGAAAATATCTGTAAAGAAGATAACAGCATATCAATGGGAGATGAAACGGTAAAAATATTCCTCAACACGGAAGGGATACAGGATGATGTCAGTAAAGAACTAATGGCATTTCTGGATTATGTGGCGGGGAGGAAAGCGGATGATACAGAAGATTCTTATGTAAAAAAACTGGAAGAAGCGGTAAAAGAAGCAAAAAGAAACAGGGAATGGAGGCATGAATATATGACATTGTTAATGCGTGACCAGGAAAATGTGGAAAAAGGAAGAGAACAGGGAATATTGGGAATGATATCAGCATTGAGGGATTTAGATATACCAGATAGTATGATATTGCAAAAATTACAAGAAAAGTTTTTATTGACCAAAGAGGAGGCGCAGGAATATTTAAGGTGTTGA